A DNA window from Leptospira selangorensis contains the following coding sequences:
- a CDS encoding LruC domain-containing protein: MTKKILTCFLASLSIFFSSCASSNDPNYAWLMSLVAGSTAVQAPSGPTDFGIDINDETAPVDFVFDTTRTITVNVQVIDPVAPVNGSMVQVTVPSAVPGAASNKSVFKAYTNQSGEVTGSFTIDGDTKTVHLSVEAYGKFYEADISIVTVSKVDRRISIGFTATVQQIIDTDGDGVQDFEDVFPNDPSRASSIRVPAEDYYTTSYEDLFPKQGDADFNDYVIRSYFEEDLNKAGEVVRVRGYFTHVAKGAGYNHTLRFGLPGASVASYSLLRYAADGTTLEENLSGTPTSISDLEILGNSSTTISKSNASKTDTAFVKGKTAKLEVILSAPISKLALGPAPYDTFIRVLNTGKDIHAAGKYFDAEGKDIYRDSTGFPWVLLVPGNFQWPYEATDIRNSYPTFKTWYESLGTTNTDWFRTPNTSEVFPATP, from the coding sequence ATGACAAAAAAAATCCTAACCTGCTTTTTAGCCTCTCTCAGTATCTTTTTCTCGTCCTGCGCTTCTTCCAACGATCCGAACTACGCTTGGTTGATGAGTCTTGTAGCAGGGTCCACTGCGGTGCAGGCTCCTTCCGGTCCTACTGATTTCGGAATCGATATCAATGACGAGACCGCTCCTGTTGATTTTGTATTCGATACTACGCGCACAATCACTGTAAACGTTCAAGTAATAGATCCTGTTGCTCCGGTGAACGGTTCTATGGTGCAAGTTACTGTACCTTCTGCCGTACCAGGCGCCGCTAGTAATAAATCCGTTTTTAAAGCTTACACAAATCAAAGCGGAGAAGTTACCGGTAGTTTTACAATTGATGGTGATACTAAAACGGTCCATCTCTCGGTAGAGGCTTACGGTAAATTTTACGAAGCGGATATTTCTATCGTAACAGTAAGTAAAGTCGATCGTAGGATCTCCATAGGATTTACTGCTACAGTACAACAGATCATCGATACGGATGGAGACGGTGTACAAGATTTCGAAGATGTATTCCCGAATGATCCATCGAGAGCGAGTTCGATCCGAGTTCCTGCTGAAGATTATTACACAACATCGTATGAAGATTTATTTCCTAAACAGGGAGATGCGGACTTCAACGACTATGTGATCCGTTCTTATTTCGAAGAAGACCTGAACAAAGCCGGAGAAGTTGTAAGAGTGAGAGGTTATTTCACTCATGTCGCTAAGGGGGCCGGTTACAATCACACTCTCCGTTTCGGATTGCCTGGGGCAAGTGTAGCAAGTTATTCACTTCTACGCTACGCAGCCGACGGAACCACCTTGGAAGAAAACTTAAGTGGAACTCCTACATCGATCTCTGATTTGGAAATTTTAGGGAATAGTTCTACTACTATTTCCAAATCGAACGCATCTAAAACGGATACTGCTTTCGTAAAAGGTAAAACAGCGAAACTGGAAGTAATCCTTTCAGCTCCGATTTCCAAACTGGCATTAGGGCCTGCTCCTTATGATACGTTCATACGAGTGCTCAATACCGGTAAGGATATACATGCTGCAGGTAAGTATTTCGATGCGGAAGGTAAGGATATCTATAGAGATTCCACCGGTTTCCCTTGGGTACTTCTTGTACCTGGAAACTTCCAATGGCCTTACGAAGCTACTGACATACGTAACTCCTATCCTACTTTCAAAACTTGGTATGAATCTCTTGGAACCACCAATACGGATTGGTTCCGAACTCCGAATACTTCGGAAGTGTTTCCGGCTACGCCCTAA
- a CDS encoding HDOD domain-containing protein, which produces MSQGKTLELFHHKDQGIFSNLKDLNHPISENIPFHFKFFNLTESVDSILSKTLDRYLLHLDIIFVRDSVLAAMKETITNTIKANIKRIYFRELQADIQNPSVYRSKITGFKQTYLDNKEKYEDLLFKNNYVVLVSFIHNKDAIRIRVMNNVKLSPEEVDRINERIEKAKTYNDLAEAFLEKGDETEGAGLGLIMTLMMLKNDGLGASSYKVESQGNNTSVIIDIPIRIQKENVQIQKAEEIIKEVDQLPTFPKAIQDIQTAIDKPNSSIGQIAEMVKKDVALAANILKLSNSAAFRRGNKVESLDRAIQLIGLKELQVLLYSLGTKQILENKFPAFLTIWEKSNQCAYYCKLIAQKLGMPKDAMSNLMSAALLHDIGEIILLSLEQERMGKIQNYSASKEIASSLSMEEAAFGITHTKIGALIAEKWNFPELYSKTMEYHHRPQLADEQYKEIIFPIYLGDMMIKINNEEAKFSEIPDEVLKHCKFFSSGDFHSFRTKALESFQATL; this is translated from the coding sequence ATGAGCCAAGGGAAAACCCTAGAACTTTTCCATCACAAAGACCAAGGTATATTCAGTAATCTGAAGGACCTGAATCATCCTATTTCGGAAAACATCCCGTTCCATTTTAAATTTTTCAATCTTACCGAGAGTGTGGATAGTATTCTCTCTAAAACATTGGATCGTTATCTTTTACATTTAGATATCATATTCGTCAGGGATTCCGTTCTCGCGGCGATGAAAGAAACCATAACTAACACGATCAAAGCAAATATTAAAAGGATCTATTTTAGAGAACTTCAGGCGGATATCCAAAATCCGAGTGTGTATCGTAGCAAGATCACAGGTTTTAAACAAACTTATTTGGATAATAAGGAGAAGTATGAAGATCTTCTCTTTAAAAACAACTATGTTGTCCTAGTTTCTTTTATTCACAATAAAGACGCCATCCGTATCCGTGTGATGAATAATGTAAAACTCAGCCCGGAAGAAGTGGATCGTATCAACGAAAGGATCGAAAAGGCAAAAACATATAACGATCTTGCGGAAGCTTTTCTGGAAAAAGGTGACGAAACAGAAGGCGCAGGTCTCGGACTCATAATGACCCTTATGATGTTAAAAAACGACGGTCTAGGTGCAAGTTCCTATAAAGTGGAAAGCCAAGGCAATAATACCTCAGTTATCATCGATATTCCGATTCGTATCCAAAAAGAGAATGTTCAGATCCAAAAAGCGGAAGAGATCATCAAGGAAGTAGACCAGCTTCCTACATTCCCTAAAGCGATCCAAGATATCCAAACTGCTATCGACAAACCGAATTCAAGTATCGGTCAGATCGCTGAGATGGTGAAGAAGGACGTGGCTCTTGCTGCAAACATTCTGAAATTATCCAACTCGGCAGCTTTCCGTAGAGGAAACAAAGTAGAATCTTTGGATAGAGCGATCCAGCTCATCGGTTTGAAAGAGTTACAGGTTTTATTATATTCTCTCGGAACTAAACAGATCTTAGAGAACAAATTCCCTGCATTCTTAACGATCTGGGAAAAATCCAATCAATGCGCGTACTACTGCAAATTGATCGCTCAAAAATTAGGAATGCCAAAGGATGCAATGAGTAACCTGATGTCGGCGGCACTCCTACATGATATCGGAGAGATTATTCTTCTATCCTTAGAACAAGAGCGTATGGGCAAGATCCAGAATTATTCTGCATCCAAAGAAATCGCTTCTTCTCTTTCTATGGAAGAAGCCGCATTCGGTATTACTCATACTAAGATCGGTGCGCTAATCGCAGAAAAATGGAATTTCCCTGAGTTATATTCCAAAACTATGGAATACCATCATAGACCTCAATTAGCGGATGAACAATATAAGGAGATCATCTTCCCTATTTATTTAGGAGATATGATGATCAAGATCAATAACGAAGAAGCTAAGTTCTCCGAGATCCCCGACGAAGTACTGAAACATTGTAAATTTTTCTCTTCCGGAGACTTCCATTCTTTCCGGACCAAAGCTTTAGAAAGTTTCCAAGCTACACTTTAA
- a CDS encoding aldehyde dehydrogenase family protein, whose protein sequence is MSSTATQPASSVSPASSGTASFPAANPKEMQRVFDVQKRHFHKVLKVSKAKDRVVLLKKLLAAVERLTPEIKQALQKDFRKAPHETDLTEVMPSIAELKDAIRHVKTWMKPERVKTPISLFGARSSISYEPKGVTLIISPWNYPFYLAIAPLTAALAAGNTAIIKPSEFTPETSKLLTKLVKETFQEGEVAVFEGDHTVSTALMELPFDHIFFTGSTHVGKIVMAAAAKNLSTVTLELGGKSPAIIVPGANLKKAAQKLVWGKIMNAGQTCVAPDYLLLPEGETEEFVKQAKAAVKSFYGESSADIKSNKDFCRLVNQRNFQRVSGYIHEAVEKGGKVVMGGETDSSQNYIEPTLIANVPESARIMEDEIFGPVLPILTYKNLDEAVEKVLSKPKPLALYVFGSNNKHINKVLKETSSGGAAVNDVIVHLANPNLPFGGINHSGHGSYHGWYGFRTFSHEKSVFKQAPFSSIEMLYPPYTGFVDKMLQFTKKFFV, encoded by the coding sequence ATGTCCAGCACAGCTACACAACCGGCGAGCTCAGTCTCTCCCGCTTCCAGCGGAACAGCTTCTTTTCCCGCTGCGAACCCTAAGGAGATGCAAAGAGTATTCGATGTCCAAAAACGTCATTTTCATAAGGTTCTGAAAGTATCCAAAGCCAAGGATCGAGTCGTATTATTGAAAAAATTACTGGCTGCAGTCGAAAGACTTACGCCGGAAATCAAACAGGCTTTACAAAAAGACTTTAGAAAAGCTCCTCACGAAACGGACCTAACTGAAGTTATGCCTTCTATCGCTGAATTAAAAGACGCGATCAGGCATGTAAAAACTTGGATGAAACCGGAAAGAGTAAAAACTCCAATTTCACTTTTCGGAGCAAGAAGTTCCATTTCTTACGAACCTAAGGGAGTGACTCTGATCATTTCTCCTTGGAACTATCCATTCTATCTTGCTATCGCACCATTAACTGCAGCGCTTGCGGCAGGAAACACTGCGATCATTAAACCTTCTGAGTTTACACCTGAAACTTCTAAACTACTTACTAAGTTAGTAAAAGAAACTTTCCAAGAAGGAGAAGTTGCGGTATTTGAAGGAGATCATACTGTTTCTACGGCTCTAATGGAGTTACCATTCGATCATATCTTCTTCACAGGAAGTACTCATGTAGGAAAGATCGTAATGGCAGCCGCTGCCAAAAATCTTTCTACGGTTACCTTGGAGTTAGGTGGAAAATCTCCTGCCATCATCGTACCTGGAGCGAACCTGAAAAAGGCAGCTCAGAAATTGGTATGGGGAAAGATCATGAATGCGGGGCAAACTTGTGTTGCGCCTGACTATCTACTTCTACCAGAAGGAGAAACTGAAGAGTTCGTAAAACAAGCGAAGGCTGCAGTAAAATCTTTCTACGGAGAAAGTTCTGCTGATATCAAGAGTAATAAAGACTTCTGCCGTTTAGTAAACCAAAGAAACTTCCAAAGGGTTTCCGGATACATTCACGAGGCAGTTGAAAAAGGTGGAAAAGTGGTGATGGGAGGAGAAACAGATTCTTCTCAAAACTATATTGAGCCTACATTGATCGCTAATGTTCCGGAAAGTGCAAGGATCATGGAAGACGAGATCTTCGGACCGGTTCTTCCGATCTTAACGTATAAAAACCTGGATGAAGCAGTGGAAAAAGTTCTCTCTAAACCGAAACCACTCGCACTCTACGTGTTCGGAAGTAATAACAAACATATCAACAAAGTTCTAAAGGAAACATCTTCCGGAGGAGCTGCGGTAAATGACGTTATCGTACACTTGGCGAACCCGAATCTACCATTCGGAGGGATCAATCACTCCGGACACGGAAGTTACCATGGCTGGTATGGATTCAGAACATTCTCTCATGAGAAGTCAGTATTCAAACAAGCTCCGTTCTCTTCGATTGAAATGTTATACCCACCTTACACTGGTTTTGTGGATAAAATGCTTCAATTCACCAAGAAGTTCTTCGTATAA
- a CDS encoding fibronectin type III domain-containing protein yields MFLFRGKTFAIVFQFILIFFSVFSGVFAEKKSFVYYIEWKEVKGSRGYVVEVRKTEPPQELFLEKKVSENEIEFSLEAGTYEYRIAALNRFGKPSSYTPWTNFKVEQDRPKAVALAEKEEASKGIKTSKFVWIPGTGYYSKGERWKSYSIWAWFGVLAYLGNSERESGNILASKPLNDPMNIAVLSLNLPSSLTLYLWQARENDKKEYEMHQNNQVLIGGIAILSIGLSLWLENKLPQGDTVQFKVSPDRSGNLNTFANTGFSQNRWEVQYTRSF; encoded by the coding sequence ATGTTCTTGTTCCGCGGAAAAACTTTCGCTATTGTATTTCAGTTTATTCTAATATTCTTTTCCGTATTCTCGGGAGTTTTTGCCGAGAAAAAAAGTTTCGTATATTATATAGAATGGAAAGAAGTAAAAGGAAGCCGCGGTTATGTGGTGGAAGTCCGAAAAACGGAACCTCCTCAAGAATTATTTTTAGAAAAAAAAGTCTCCGAGAACGAGATCGAATTTTCTCTAGAAGCAGGAACTTATGAATATAGGATCGCCGCGCTAAACAGATTCGGAAAACCTTCTTCTTATACTCCTTGGACAAATTTTAAAGTAGAACAGGACCGTCCTAAGGCGGTTGCCTTAGCTGAAAAAGAAGAGGCAAGTAAAGGGATTAAAACTTCTAAGTTTGTTTGGATCCCAGGAACTGGATATTATTCAAAAGGTGAACGTTGGAAGTCCTACAGTATCTGGGCCTGGTTCGGAGTACTTGCTTATCTAGGAAATTCTGAAAGAGAGTCGGGGAATATTCTCGCCTCAAAACCGTTAAACGATCCGATGAATATTGCGGTCTTAAGTTTAAATCTACCTTCTTCATTAACTCTTTATCTTTGGCAGGCAAGGGAAAATGATAAGAAAGAATATGAAATGCATCAGAATAACCAGGTTCTTATCGGAGGAATTGCTATTTTAAGTATCGGGCTTTCTCTTTGGTTGGAAAATAAACTCCCACAAGGAGATACTGTTCAGTTCAAGGTGAGTCCTGATAGAAGCGGAAATCTAAATACTTTTGCAAATACCGGATTTTCTCAGAATAGATGGGAAGTCCAATATACAAGGAGCTTCTAA
- a CDS encoding DUF1554 domain-containing protein: protein MALRIYSLVLLLSGLFSAACSKPFPGGDELILLGLLGKTHYLFVTTSTNNGALGGVSGADLICQNAKTAEVPSLPGSSLEYVALIASSTRVPGGAGWPLFANTNYYAMNPGQALIFHTNGSGIPVDPMDSGTGIPGSGNYWTGISSSFGVSTDTCLNWGSSSPSDFGEEGAPGNPSAYPGGFTQSFSDDCSQLKRLLCVRN, encoded by the coding sequence ATGGCTCTTCGAATTTATTCTTTGGTCCTTCTTCTTTCCGGGCTTTTTAGCGCTGCTTGTTCCAAACCGTTCCCTGGTGGTGATGAACTTATTCTTTTAGGGCTCCTAGGAAAAACACATTATCTGTTTGTTACTACTTCTACCAATAACGGCGCTTTAGGAGGAGTTTCAGGCGCGGATTTGATTTGCCAAAATGCAAAAACTGCAGAGGTTCCTAGTTTGCCTGGTTCCTCTTTGGAATATGTGGCGTTAATCGCTTCTTCTACTCGAGTTCCGGGAGGGGCAGGCTGGCCTTTATTTGCTAATACGAATTATTATGCGATGAATCCGGGCCAGGCCTTAATCTTTCATACGAATGGTTCCGGGATTCCAGTGGACCCTATGGATAGTGGGACAGGAATTCCCGGATCTGGAAACTATTGGACGGGTATCAGTTCAAGTTTCGGAGTTAGTACTGATACTTGTCTAAACTGGGGAAGCTCTTCTCCGTCAGATTTTGGAGAAGAGGGTGCTCCGGGGAATCCAAGCGCGTACCCCGGTGGATTTACTCAAAGCTTCTCAGATGATTGCAGTCAGCTTAAAAGATTACTCTGCGTTAGAAATTAA
- a CDS encoding sensor histidine kinase codes for MASGLLKRKDTKQSGSYSGKEQASKFLSLVEEISPIVALDENNTVRFANASFKKEFRLRFASPAGKNLFNLLKLDSKEEANLRENLHKALKTKLQNQEFKKGKKSYGYSIFKFKDSLGMILKDITENKKLEKKIATLHTQVLASQEEERSRLARELHDGVGQLILAAKLHFQAYQKSEKEHPESFGSGLGLIDRASQELREIYTNLQPSSLKELGLEAALSSLANQIFPIQKIKVKSEFRVPEKIPQEIQNQVFRILQEICANILKHSQANKVELKIFSEKDTLVVSAKDNGKGFKEKEARIKSTGYGLENIRRRTEDLNGTLFLETEPNKGTQYVLRIPLKKRSKEKV; via the coding sequence GTGGCTTCAGGACTCCTCAAACGAAAAGATACCAAACAATCAGGCTCATACTCCGGTAAGGAGCAGGCCTCTAAATTCCTATCCTTGGTAGAGGAGATCTCCCCTATCGTTGCCTTGGACGAAAACAATACGGTTCGATTTGCAAACGCATCTTTTAAAAAGGAATTCAGGCTGAGATTTGCAAGCCCGGCAGGTAAAAACCTATTCAATCTATTAAAATTAGATTCAAAGGAAGAAGCAAACCTAAGAGAAAACCTTCACAAGGCTCTTAAAACAAAATTACAAAACCAGGAATTCAAAAAAGGAAAAAAGTCTTACGGATATTCCATCTTTAAATTCAAAGATAGCCTGGGGATGATCTTAAAAGATATCACAGAGAACAAAAAGTTAGAGAAGAAGATCGCGACTCTTCACACACAAGTACTCGCCTCCCAAGAAGAAGAAAGATCCAGACTCGCAAGAGAACTTCATGATGGAGTCGGGCAACTTATACTAGCAGCAAAATTACATTTTCAAGCTTATCAAAAATCGGAGAAGGAACATCCTGAATCTTTCGGCTCAGGCCTTGGACTTATCGATCGAGCTAGCCAAGAACTCCGCGAAATTTACACAAATTTGCAACCTTCTTCCTTAAAAGAACTTGGGCTGGAAGCCGCTTTAAGCTCCTTAGCGAACCAAATTTTTCCGATACAAAAAATTAAAGTGAAATCCGAGTTTAGAGTTCCCGAAAAAATTCCTCAGGAAATACAGAACCAAGTTTTCAGAATATTACAGGAAATTTGTGCAAACATTCTGAAACATTCCCAAGCAAATAAAGTGGAGTTAAAGATCTTTTCGGAAAAAGATACTCTAGTAGTTTCTGCAAAAGATAACGGAAAAGGATTTAAAGAAAAAGAAGCCAGAATAAAATCTACCGGATACGGATTGGAAAATATTCGGAGAAGAACCGAGGACCTGAACGGTACTCTTTTTTTAGAAACGGAACCTAATAAAGGTACTCAATATGTGCTTAGGATCCCGTTAAAAAAACGTTCCAAGGAGAAAGTATGA
- a CDS encoding FecR family protein, producing the protein MDWRIYKREWQVGIGCFIVLFLSLYLLYFESKSNGGVGKEIMGTVSFRYKTAQRKFPDRMLWEDLDQGMPVYDRDSIRTDEASEAVVFLKSGTRIELDPQSMVVLQLKENKENLDLNEGNILVESGKKVLSVIAGTVGLEAELGSKFQVTKNGSGTRVDVERGQVEWSEDGTVKQTLGEKESSLNGNKLGQSWNLVSPEDSHRYFPAELEQTVEFRWEGGEEGILEISPRRDFSVYISKRPSKEPYYKQKFPEGIYFWRINSKDGKKVSEVRKFRVLPNFPVELHYPKKDLSQEDRTVAFSWAKQKIASGYKLQISNDPNFGNLSETQVFRTNFSLTLDPGTYYWRVQSYTNLAGTETFSEVRKFSISLPVIQVAETKQGNLAVPETQANSELSVDFPKNGTLVDMTGKESISFRWKFSAKQKQSEWKFRLFYKRGSGDELIYEKKTKGDRLVFKDLEKLDVGTFRWTIESDTDPNLRSEADFKILLREELEAPETKSSGARP; encoded by the coding sequence ATGGATTGGAGAATATACAAAAGAGAATGGCAGGTTGGTATAGGCTGCTTTATCGTACTCTTTCTATCTTTGTATCTTCTATATTTCGAATCCAAATCAAACGGTGGAGTCGGAAAAGAGATCATGGGAACCGTCTCCTTCCGATACAAAACCGCACAAAGAAAATTTCCGGATAGAATGTTATGGGAAGATCTAGACCAAGGAATGCCTGTTTACGATAGGGATTCTATCCGAACGGACGAAGCATCTGAAGCAGTAGTATTTTTAAAATCAGGAACTCGGATAGAATTAGATCCTCAGTCCATGGTAGTTCTCCAGCTAAAAGAGAATAAAGAAAATTTGGATCTGAACGAAGGGAATATCCTAGTAGAGAGCGGAAAAAAAGTACTCTCTGTAATCGCAGGAACGGTAGGTTTAGAAGCTGAATTAGGTTCTAAATTCCAAGTTACCAAAAACGGAAGCGGCACCAGAGTAGATGTAGAAAGAGGACAGGTAGAATGGTCCGAAGATGGAACAGTTAAACAAACACTAGGTGAAAAAGAAAGTTCTCTGAATGGGAATAAACTAGGCCAAAGTTGGAACCTAGTAAGTCCTGAAGATTCGCATCGATATTTCCCGGCAGAACTAGAGCAGACTGTCGAATTCCGTTGGGAAGGTGGAGAAGAAGGTATATTAGAAATTTCTCCTAGACGAGACTTCTCCGTTTATATTTCTAAACGGCCTTCCAAAGAACCTTATTATAAACAAAAATTTCCGGAAGGGATCTACTTTTGGAGAATTAACTCCAAGGATGGAAAAAAAGTATCCGAAGTAAGAAAGTTCAGAGTTCTTCCTAATTTCCCCGTCGAATTACATTATCCTAAAAAAGATCTTTCTCAAGAAGATAGGACTGTCGCCTTCTCCTGGGCAAAACAAAAGATAGCAAGCGGCTATAAATTACAGATCTCTAACGATCCTAATTTTGGAAATTTGTCCGAGACACAAGTATTCCGTACGAATTTTTCTCTTACACTGGATCCTGGAACTTATTATTGGAGAGTGCAGTCTTATACAAATCTTGCCGGAACGGAAACATTCTCTGAAGTGCGTAAATTTTCCATCTCTCTTCCGGTGATCCAGGTTGCAGAAACTAAACAGGGCAATCTTGCGGTTCCAGAAACGCAGGCAAATTCCGAACTTTCCGTAGATTTTCCGAAAAACGGCACTTTGGTGGATATGACAGGCAAAGAAAGTATCTCTTTCCGCTGGAAATTTTCCGCCAAACAGAAACAAAGCGAATGGAAATTTCGTCTTTTTTATAAGAGAGGCTCAGGCGACGAGCTAATCTATGAAAAAAAGACAAAAGGTGACAGGTTGGTATTCAAAGATTTGGAAAAACTGGATGTAGGAACATTTCGGTGGACCATAGAATCGGATACTGACCCTAACCTAAGATCAGAAGCGGATTTCAAAATATTACTTAGGGAAGAATTGGAAGCCCCGGAAACAAAATCCAGCGGCGCCCGCCCTTAA
- a CDS encoding response regulator yields the protein MNAQPSVCKLYLVDDHAILREGLRLIISGQNDLEIIGENGNAEQALDEIGKLEPDILITDISMPGVSGIDLVKGVKRYYPKVQVIILSRHDNEEYIQKLVDLGINGYVLKDDAGEDLLRAIDAVRRKETYLSPRIATRVLSGIGKKKTGELQEEGPSVFSVLSDRERQILKLISEGNSNEKIGKLLHISPATVKVHRANIMKKLDLHKVADLVVYAIRAGIVES from the coding sequence ATGAACGCCCAACCCTCCGTTTGCAAACTCTATCTTGTAGACGACCACGCAATCTTAAGAGAAGGTCTTAGACTGATCATTTCCGGACAAAACGATCTGGAAATCATCGGCGAAAACGGGAACGCCGAACAGGCGCTAGACGAGATCGGCAAATTAGAGCCCGATATTCTAATCACTGATATCTCCATGCCTGGAGTCAGCGGCATCGACCTAGTCAAGGGAGTTAAAAGATATTATCCTAAAGTTCAGGTGATCATTCTATCCAGACATGATAACGAAGAGTATATCCAAAAACTGGTGGATCTTGGGATCAATGGTTACGTTCTAAAAGATGACGCTGGCGAGGATCTACTTAGAGCAATCGATGCAGTCCGCAGAAAAGAAACTTATCTAAGCCCAAGGATCGCAACCAGAGTTCTTTCCGGAATCGGAAAGAAAAAGACGGGAGAACTTCAGGAAGAAGGTCCTTCCGTATTCTCAGTACTTTCCGACAGAGAAAGACAGATCTTAAAATTGATCTCCGAGGGGAACTCTAACGAGAAGATCGGAAAACTTCTTCATATCTCACCTGCAACCGTAAAGGTGCATAGAGCTAATATCATGAAAAAGTTGGACTTACACAAGGTGGCAGACCTGGTAGTCTATGCGATCCGTGCCGGTATCGTTGAGAGTTAA
- a CDS encoding DGQHR domain-containing protein produces the protein MSSPIIELEVLKVHQPIGDFFITSIKAADLVKISYADVRRLAEEERDIEKYLGIQRPISKKRIKDIKSYIRSKDATFPTSVIVAIDEKCAEFEEQTANRGLLRLKPYTPDSDTSEDAISLNKIAKVIDGQHRIAAFLNEDNQYSLDFQDLDFDINLSIFIGADVSEQANIFATVNLAQTKVNRSLVYDLTELAKTRSPHKTCHNVAVVLDLDERSPLFHRIKRLGTATPGRKYEPLTQASFVESLVKFISLDPAKDRNDLLRRKKLSLVTTEDLKKVPFRNLFIENKELDIAEILFNYFSAIKSTWPNSWDSISKSGNLLPKSNAFKAFMIYLREDVYPKEVKDKFGMIPSSKSFKKHFNHIELTDDDFTIRNFAPGSGGQSTFLKMLRGEIALKDMLE, from the coding sequence ATGTCATCTCCAATAATCGAATTAGAGGTATTAAAAGTTCATCAGCCTATTGGAGATTTTTTTATTACTTCAATAAAAGCTGCTGATCTTGTAAAGATTTCATACGCTGATGTCAGGAGACTGGCTGAAGAAGAAAGAGATATCGAAAAATACTTAGGAATTCAAAGACCAATAAGTAAGAAAAGAATAAAAGATATTAAAAGTTATATTAGAAGTAAGGACGCGACCTTTCCCACTTCAGTCATCGTTGCAATCGACGAAAAATGTGCTGAATTTGAAGAGCAAACCGCCAATCGAGGTCTTTTAAGATTAAAACCATATACACCCGATTCCGATACTTCCGAAGATGCAATTAGTTTAAATAAGATAGCTAAAGTAATCGATGGTCAGCACAGAATTGCTGCATTCTTAAATGAAGATAATCAGTATTCGTTAGATTTTCAAGATTTAGATTTTGATATCAATTTATCAATCTTCATCGGAGCAGACGTTTCTGAACAAGCCAACATCTTTGCAACAGTTAATTTAGCACAGACAAAGGTAAATAGAAGTTTAGTTTATGATTTAACCGAATTAGCAAAAACAAGGAGTCCACATAAAACTTGTCATAATGTTGCCGTAGTTCTAGATTTAGACGAAAGAAGCCCACTCTTTCATCGAATCAAAAGATTAGGAACAGCTACACCTGGTAGAAAATATGAACCATTAACACAAGCTTCGTTCGTAGAATCCTTAGTTAAATTCATCTCATTAGATCCTGCAAAAGATAGAAATGATCTTCTACGACGCAAAAAGTTATCATTAGTCACAACAGAGGACCTAAAGAAAGTTCCTTTCAGAAATCTCTTCATTGAAAATAAGGAATTAGATATCGCTGAGATATTATTTAATTATTTTTCGGCTATAAAAAGCACTTGGCCAAATTCCTGGGATTCTATATCCAAATCAGGAAATTTGCTTCCAAAGTCTAATGCTTTCAAAGCTTTTATGATATATTTGCGTGAAGATGTCTACCCGAAAGAAGTCAAAGATAAATTTGGAATGATTCCTTCGTCCAAATCATTTAAAAAGCACTTCAATCACATTGAATTGACCGACGATGATTTTACGATTCGCAATTTCGCTCCAGGAAGCGGTGGGCAATCAACTTTCCTAAAAATGTTACGCGGCGAAATTGCTTTAAAGGATATGCTTGAATAA